One genomic segment of Gymnogyps californianus isolate 813 chromosome 8, ASM1813914v2, whole genome shotgun sequence includes these proteins:
- the LOC127019049 gene encoding ADAMTS-like protein 2, whose product MPRVRSQVLQLTMLCFCQDSSEAADGAGPWDEEVTKWWGEWSSWSTCSRSCGGGVMSRERHCLRQRLQMPQGTNSTMCVGQAKHYQLCQQQPCPANTASFKQQQCSSFNAKAFGKRYYHWMPLYPDDYTSISNKPCDLQCTTQSGERQLMARAQDGTSCKDRTYQGVCINGKCEPVGCDGSLYSPRTMDRCRVCGGDGSTCHRVSGSFRKAISQIGYVFITNIPAGATDILIIERRKTENILALADESGHFFFNGNSAIDNPQNFRVAGTIFKYRRPLSLNSDGLEYIIAHGPTNQSLNAMYYNFNGKMPHITYDYTVPRTPPLRTAAPAVDRPLYHHLPETSQNHPVPANSRAAQDFNATWLSLSPDDTSEQLPLREGHEDLGFGHPHFFQTNSTSQTRDWGWEQGEEKKYDFQIRQVYHANTAGEEEEEEAAAIGGETELALRFNQISISTAVPYSMRGSELSENSRIASSRLRLFRRLCHRDPHNTAFCRELQHLAARLAPRNSTAGLRTETAARWPQGLHKAPARKNSLEDLKVEAFAGSQGEAANYSMMASVESPLLGASPAADISQAEPLQAPGTESNEFDVSPVGHDDISLADMYRWKVSAYAPCSSTCTSAGISTSYAMCVRYDGVEVDETYCDALTRPEPTHEFCTGRDCQPRWETSRWSECSRTCGEGYQYRTVRCWKMLAPGFDSSVYDDLCESAGLARPMERKACKNKACGPQWELSEWSECSARCGTQGTMKREVRCSVEAILCDESRKPSSEKVCTGPPCDRRWTASDWGPCSGSCGEGRMSRFIACRNLEGKVISNSQCDPATKPLAVHPCGDKNCPAHWVEQEWDQCDASCGRGMKTRAVLCAGLENGVYKEYPEKRCEASQKPEEQAACFRRPCSTWFTTSWSQCSKTCGAGVRLREVKCYQGEALAQGCDPTSKPEARQTCQLQPCPTEAPEEDCEDKATANCVLVLKVKLCSHWYYRKACCRSCRLKSP is encoded by the exons GAGGGTGAGGAGCCAGGTTCTCCAGCTAACCATGCTCTGTTTCTGTCAGGACAGTAGTGAGGCAGCAGATGGAGCTGGCCCCTGGGATGAAGAAGTCACCAAGTGGTGGGGAGAGTGGAGCTCCTGGTCCACCTGCTCCCGGTCCTGCGGGGGAGGCGTGATGTCCCGGGAGAGGCACTGCTTGCGGCAGAG gcTCCAGATGCCCCAGGGAACAAACAGCACCATGTGTGTTGGTCAAGCCAAGCACTACCAACTGTGCCAGCAGCAG CCCTGCCCAGCCAACACAGCAAGcttcaaacagcagcagtgctccAGTTTCAATGCCAAAGCCTTTGGGAAGCGCTACTACCACTGGATGCCCCTCTATCCAG ATGACTACACCAGTATCTCCAACAAGCCGTGTGACCTCCAGTGCACCACCCAGAGTGGAGAGAGGCAGCTGATGGCCCGAGCACAGGATGGTACCTCCTGCAAGGACAGGACCTATCAAGGGGTCTGCATCAATGGGAAGTGTGAG CCAGTTGGGTGCGATGGGAGCCTGTACTCACCCCGGACGATGGACAGATGCAGGGTGTGTGGAGGGGACGGCAGCACTTGCCACCGTGTCTCGGGCAGCTTCCGAAAGGCAATCTCACAGATAG GTTACGTTTTCATCACCAACATCCCTGCTGGGGCTACGGACATCCTCATCATTGAGcgcaggaaaacagaaaacatcctgG CACTCGCAGATGAATCCGGGCATTTCTTCTTCAACGGCAACTCCGCCATTGACAACCCCCAGAACTTCAGGGTAGCTGGCACGATCTTCAAGTACCGGCGGCCCTTGAGCCTGAACTCAGATGGGCTGGAGTATATCATAGCTCACGGGCCCACTAACCAGTCTCTGAATGCCATG TACTATAACTTTAATGGGAAAATGCCACACATAACTTACGACTACACTGTACCACGGACACCACCTCTCCgcactgcagcccctgctgTAGACAGACCTCTGTATCATCACCTACCAGAGACCAGCCAGAACCATCCCGTTCCAGCCAACTCCAGAGCTGCCCAGGACTTCAATGCCACATGGCTCTCCCTGTCGCCAGATGACACCAGTGAACAGCTTCCTCTAAGAGAAGGGCATGAAGATTTAGGCTTCGGCCACCCGCACTTCTTCCAGACCAACTCCACAAGTCAGACTCGGGACTGGGGCTGGGAACAAGGTGAAGAGAAGAAGTATGACTTCCAGATAAGACAGGTCTACCATGCAAACACAgcaggagaagaagaggaggaggaagcagcagcaattgGTGGAGAAACAGAGTTGG ctctcAGGTTCAATCAAATTTCCATCAGCACAGCCGTACCCTACAGCATGAGGGGATCCGAGCTCTCGGAGAACAGCCGCATAGCGTCCTCCAGGCTTCGTCTCTTCAGGCGACTGTGTCACCGAGACCCGCACAACACTGCcttctgcagggagctgcagcacctggcagccaggctGGCCCCAAGGAACTCCACAGCAGGACTACGGACCGAGACAGCTGCCCGGTGGCCACAGGGCCTCCACAAAGCGCCGGCCCGTAAGAACTCACTGGAGGACTTGAAGGTGGAGGCATTTGCTGGGAGTCAGGGGGAAGCAGCCAACTACAGCATGATGGCATCTGTGGAGAGCCCTCTGCTAGGTGCCAGCCCAGCCGCGGACATCAGCCAGGCAGAGCCTCTGCAAGCCCCTGGCACTGAAAG CAACGAGTTTGATGTGAGCCCTGTGGGCCATGATGACATTAGCTTGGCTGACATGTATCGGTGGAAAGTCTCAGCTTATGCCCCCTGCAGCTCCACGTGCACTTCAG CAGGTATCAGCACCTCCTATGCGATGTGTGTCCGGTACGACGGAGTGGAAGTGGATGAAACGTACTGCGATGCCCTAACCCGACCAGAACCTACTCACGAATTTTGCACAGGGAGAGATTGCCAGCCTAG GTGGGAGACCAGCCGGTGGAGCGAATGCTCCAGGACCTGTGGTGAGGGCTATCAGTATCGCACTGTGCGCTGCTGGAAGATGCTGGCTCCAGGCTTTGACAGCTCCGTTTACGACGACCTCTGTGAGTCAGCTGGGCTGGCCAGGCCCATGGAGAGGAAAGCCTGCAAGAACAAGGCCTGTGGGCCCCAGTGGGAGCTCTCCGAGTGGTCCGAG TGTTCGGCCCGGTGTGGCACACAGGGGACGATGAAGCGGGAGGTGCGCTGCTCGGTGGAAGCAATCCTCTGCGACGAGTCCCGGAAGCCCAGCAGCGAGAAGGTGTGCACAGGCCCGCCCTGCGACCGCCGCTGGACCGCTTCAGATTGGGGCCCG TGCTCAGGTTCGTGTGGTGAGGGACGCATGAGCCGCTTCATCGCATGTCGCAACCTGGAGGGCAAGGTGATCTCCAACTCGCAGTGTGACCCAGCCACCAAGCCCCTGGCTGTCCATCCGTGTGGAGACAAGAACTGCCCTGCACACTGGGTGGAGCAGGAGTGGGACCAG TGTGATGCCAGCTGTGGGCGAGGGATGAAGACACGGGCTGTCTTGTGCGCAGGCCTGGAGAATGGTGTGTACAAGGAGTACCCTGAGAAGCGCTGTGAAGCCTCTCAGAAACCTGAAGAACAAGCTGCCTGTTTCAGGAGGCCATGTTCAACGTGGTTCACTACCTCCTGGTCTCAG TGCAGCAAGACGTGTGGTGCTGGTGTGCGACTGCGTGAGGTGAAGTGTTACCAGGGGGAAGCGCTGGCTCAGGGCTGCGACCCCACTTCCAAACCAGAAGCCAGGCAGACATGCCAACTCCAGCCGTGCCCCACAGAGGCACCAG AAGAAGACTGTGAAGACAAAGCGACGGCCAACTGCGTGCTGGTGCTGAAGGTGAAGCTGTGCTCTCACTGGTACTACAGGAAGGCTTGCTGCCGGTCGTGTCGGCTCAAGTCACCCTGA